Proteins encoded in a region of the Streptomyces akebiae genome:
- the dapF gene encoding diaminopimelate epimerase, which translates to MSTRIAFLKGHGTENDFVIVPDPENAIDLPPAAVAALCDRRAGIGGDGVLHVVRSAAHPEAKALAAEAEWFMDYRNGDGSIAEMCGNGVRVFARYLLHAGHVTEGDLAVATRGGVKKVHIDKDGDVTVAMGSARLPEGDVTVSVGEHSWPARNVNMGNPHAVAFVDDLADAGDLLSAPPFSPASAYPHGVNVEFVVDRGPRHVAMRVHERGSGETRSCGTGACAVAVAAARRDGADPAVTGTPATYTVDVPGGTLVITERPDGEIEMTGPAVIVAEGEIDAKWLENAGR; encoded by the coding sequence ATGAGCACGCGGATCGCCTTCCTCAAGGGGCACGGGACCGAGAACGACTTCGTGATCGTCCCGGACCCCGAGAACGCCATCGACCTCCCCCCGGCCGCCGTCGCCGCCCTGTGCGACCGCCGCGCGGGCATCGGTGGTGACGGCGTGCTGCACGTCGTCCGCTCCGCCGCGCACCCCGAGGCGAAGGCGCTGGCGGCCGAGGCCGAGTGGTTCATGGACTACCGCAACGGTGACGGCTCGATCGCGGAGATGTGCGGAAACGGCGTCCGGGTCTTCGCGCGCTACCTCCTGCACGCCGGGCACGTCACCGAGGGCGACCTCGCCGTCGCCACGCGCGGTGGCGTGAAGAAGGTCCACATCGACAAGGACGGTGACGTCACCGTCGCCATGGGCAGCGCCCGCCTCCCCGAGGGGGACGTGACGGTGAGCGTCGGCGAGCACAGCTGGCCCGCGCGCAACGTGAACATGGGCAACCCGCACGCGGTGGCGTTCGTCGACGACCTCGCGGACGCCGGCGATCTCCTCTCGGCACCCCCCTTCAGTCCCGCCTCCGCCTACCCGCACGGCGTGAACGTCGAGTTCGTGGTCGACCGGGGTCCCCGTCATGTGGCGATGCGCGTCCACGAACGCGGCTCCGGCGAGACCCGCTCCTGCGGCACCGGCGCGTGCGCCGTCGCCGTGGCCGCCGCCCGGCGCGACGGCGCCGACCCGGCGGTCACCGGCACCCCCGCGACCTACACCGTCGACGTGCCCGGCGGCACACTGGTGATCACCGAACGGCCCGACGGCGAGATCGAGATGACAGGCCCCGCGGTGATCGTCGCCGAGGGCGAGATCGATGCCAAGTGGCTGGAAAACGCGGGGCGTTGA
- the miaA gene encoding tRNA (adenosine(37)-N6)-dimethylallyltransferase MiaA, whose translation MSNAVPPPRVIAVVGPTAAGKSDLGVFLAQRLGGEVVNADSMQLYRGMDIGTAKLTPEERDGVPHHLLDIWDVTAAASVAEYQRLARARIDALLAEGRWPILVGGSGLYVRGAVDNLKFPGTDPEIRARLEEELTLRGSGALHARLAAADPEAGQAILPSNGRRIVRALEVIEITGKPFTANLPGHDAVYDTVQIGVDVARPELDERIARRVDRMWDAGLVEEVRALEAQGLRKGRTASRALGYQQVLAALAGQCTMDEARAETVRATKRFARRQDSWFRRDPRVHWLKGGLADLTELPQLALALVERPVTA comes from the coding sequence GTGAGTAACGCAGTTCCCCCTCCACGGGTCATCGCCGTCGTCGGACCGACCGCGGCCGGAAAGTCCGATCTGGGCGTCTTTCTGGCTCAGCGCCTCGGCGGCGAGGTCGTCAACGCCGACTCCATGCAGCTCTACCGGGGCATGGACATCGGCACCGCCAAGCTGACCCCCGAGGAGCGCGACGGAGTCCCGCACCACCTCCTGGACATCTGGGACGTCACGGCCGCCGCCAGCGTCGCCGAGTACCAGCGGCTCGCCCGCGCCCGCATCGACGCCCTGCTCGCCGAGGGTCGCTGGCCGATCCTGGTGGGCGGATCCGGGCTGTACGTCAGGGGAGCCGTCGACAACCTGAAGTTCCCCGGGACGGACCCCGAGATCCGCGCCCGCCTGGAGGAGGAGCTGACCCTGCGCGGCTCCGGCGCGCTGCACGCCCGGCTCGCCGCAGCCGACCCCGAGGCCGGCCAGGCGATCCTGCCCAGCAACGGCCGCCGCATCGTCCGAGCCCTCGAAGTGATCGAGATCACCGGAAAGCCGTTCACGGCGAACCTGCCGGGCCATGACGCGGTCTACGACACCGTCCAGATCGGCGTCGACGTGGCGCGGCCCGAACTCGACGAGCGCATCGCCCGCCGGGTCGACCGCATGTGGGACGCCGGACTGGTCGAAGAAGTGCGCGCACTGGAGGCGCAGGGGTTGCGCAAGGGGCGTACGGCTTCACGCGCGCTCGGCTATCAGCAGGTTCTCGCGGCACTCGCCGGGCAGTGCACCATGGACGAGGCGCGTGCCGAGACCGTGCGTGCCACCAAGCGCTTCGCGCGCCGTCAGGATTCATGGTTCAGGCGTGACCCCCGGGTGCATTGGCTCAAGGGGGGTCTCGCCGACCTGACGGAACTCCCGCAGCTCGCACTGGCGTTGGTCGAACGACCGGTCACAGCCTGA
- a CDS encoding antitoxin yields MRLLDNLKTRLSPAKDKVSHLAQKHEGKIQHGLDRAAHTVDRKTKGKYSDKIQSGTGRAKHAMDRLAHHDGGHTPPTPGGGATPPPPAS; encoded by the coding sequence ATGCGTCTGCTGGATAACTTGAAAACCAGACTCTCCCCGGCCAAGGACAAGGTCTCGCACCTCGCTCAGAAGCATGAGGGCAAGATCCAGCACGGTCTCGACAGGGCCGCCCACACGGTCGACCGGAAGACCAAGGGCAAGTACAGCGACAAGATCCAGTCGGGCACGGGCAGGGCGAAGCACGCCATGGACCGACTCGCGCACCACGACGGCGGTCACACGCCGCCGACGCCGGGCGGCGGCGCCACACCTCCGCCTCCCGCTTCCTGA
- a CDS encoding class III extradiol dioxygenase subunit B-like domain-containing protein: MLVAAAVCPCPPLLVPEVAGGAAAELDTARDACADALGVLAAARPDRLVVVGPAGRDASYPEGSGGSFRGFGVDLDVRLGRGGKGDTAVRLPASLAVAAWLLDRTGWADAPMEGLGVAEPTTVERCTRVGRQVAGAAERVALLVMGDASACRTLKAPGYLDDRAAGFDARVARALADADVEALKTLDTGLARELQASGRASWQILAGAAEGTGLRGTLLYDDAPYGVGYLVAAWS, encoded by the coding sequence ATGCTTGTCGCCGCCGCCGTCTGCCCCTGCCCGCCCCTGCTCGTGCCCGAGGTCGCCGGCGGTGCCGCGGCCGAGCTGGACACGGCGCGGGACGCGTGCGCGGACGCGCTCGGAGTGCTCGCCGCCGCCCGGCCCGACCGGCTGGTGGTCGTGGGTCCCGCCGGACGCGACGCGTCGTATCCGGAAGGCTCCGGGGGCTCGTTCCGGGGCTTCGGCGTGGACCTCGACGTCCGCCTCGGGCGCGGGGGAAAAGGCGATACGGCGGTGCGGCTGCCCGCCTCGCTCGCCGTCGCCGCCTGGCTGCTCGACCGCACCGGCTGGGCCGATGCCCCCATGGAAGGGCTCGGGGTGGCGGAACCGACCACCGTCGAGCGGTGTACCCGAGTAGGACGGCAGGTCGCCGGGGCGGCCGAGCGGGTGGCTCTGCTGGTGATGGGCGACGCGAGCGCGTGCCGCACGCTGAAGGCCCCGGGGTACCTGGACGACCGCGCGGCCGGTTTCGACGCGCGGGTCGCCCGGGCGCTCGCCGACGCCGACGTCGAGGCTCTGAAGACGCTGGACACCGGACTCGCCCGCGAACTGCAGGCCTCCGGGCGCGCCTCCTGGCAGATCCTCGCGGGCGCCGCGGAGGGTACGGGTCTGCGCGGCACCCTGCTCTACGACGACGCGCCGTACGGCGTGGGCTACCTGGTGGCCGCCTGGTCGTAG
- the miaB gene encoding tRNA (N6-isopentenyl adenosine(37)-C2)-methylthiotransferase MiaB yields the protein MTNSSDRSQAVGVKTYEVRTYGCQMNVHDSERLSGLLEDAGYVRAPEDAGEGNADVVVFNTCAVRENADNRLYGNLGRLAPMKTARPGMQIAVGGCLAQKDRDTIVKKAPWVDVVFGTHNIGKLPVLLERARVQDEAQVEIAESLEAFPSTLPTRRESAYAAWVSISVGCNNTCTFCIVPALRGKEKDRRTGDILAEIEALVGEGVSEITLLGQNVNAYGSDIGDREAFSKLLRACGRIEGLERVRFTSPHPRDFTDDVIAAMAETPNVMPQLHMPLQSGSDTVLKAMRRSYRQERYLGIIEKVRASIPHAAITTDIIVGFPGETEEDFEQTMHVVREARFTQAFTFQYSKRPGTPAATMEDQIPKEVVQKRYERLVALQEEISWEENKKQVGRTLELMVAEGEGRKDGATHRLSGRAPDNRLVHFTKPDQQVRPGDVVTVEITYAAPHHLLAEGTVLDVRRTRSGDAWEKRNAAPAEKPGVMLGLPKIGVPEPLPTVTTGGCGAVQ from the coding sequence GTGACCAACAGCAGCGACCGGAGTCAGGCAGTGGGCGTCAAGACATACGAAGTGCGTACTTATGGATGTCAGATGAACGTCCATGACTCCGAACGCCTGTCCGGTCTCCTGGAGGACGCCGGATACGTCCGCGCGCCCGAGGACGCGGGCGAGGGCAACGCCGACGTCGTGGTCTTCAACACCTGCGCCGTACGGGAGAACGCCGACAACCGCCTCTACGGCAACCTCGGCCGCCTCGCCCCGATGAAGACCGCCCGCCCCGGCATGCAGATCGCCGTCGGCGGCTGCCTGGCCCAGAAGGACCGGGACACCATCGTCAAGAAGGCGCCCTGGGTGGACGTCGTCTTCGGCACGCACAACATCGGCAAGCTGCCCGTCCTGCTGGAGCGCGCCCGCGTCCAGGACGAGGCCCAGGTCGAGATCGCCGAGTCCCTGGAGGCCTTCCCCTCCACGCTGCCGACCCGCCGGGAGAGCGCCTACGCCGCCTGGGTCTCGATCTCCGTCGGCTGCAACAACACATGCACGTTCTGCATCGTCCCGGCCCTGCGCGGCAAGGAGAAGGACCGCCGTACCGGCGACATCCTCGCCGAGATCGAGGCCCTGGTCGGCGAGGGCGTCTCCGAGATCACCCTGCTCGGCCAGAACGTGAACGCGTACGGCTCCGACATCGGCGACCGCGAGGCGTTCAGCAAGCTGCTGCGGGCCTGCGGGCGGATCGAGGGCCTGGAGCGCGTCCGCTTCACCTCCCCGCACCCCCGCGACTTCACCGACGACGTCATCGCGGCCATGGCCGAGACGCCGAACGTGATGCCGCAGCTGCACATGCCGCTCCAGTCCGGCTCGGACACGGTCCTGAAGGCCATGCGCCGCTCGTACCGCCAGGAGCGCTACCTGGGGATCATCGAGAAGGTCCGCGCGTCCATCCCGCACGCGGCCATCACCACCGACATCATCGTGGGCTTCCCCGGCGAGACCGAGGAGGACTTCGAGCAGACCATGCACGTGGTCCGCGAGGCCCGCTTCACGCAGGCGTTCACCTTCCAGTACTCCAAGCGGCCCGGCACGCCCGCCGCCACCATGGAGGACCAGATCCCCAAGGAGGTCGTCCAGAAGCGCTACGAGCGCCTGGTCGCCCTCCAGGAGGAGATCTCCTGGGAGGAGAACAAGAAGCAGGTCGGCCGCACCCTGGAGCTGATGGTCGCCGAGGGCGAGGGCCGCAAGGACGGGGCCACGCACCGGCTCTCCGGCCGTGCCCCCGACAACCGTCTCGTCCACTTCACCAAGCCGGACCAGCAGGTCCGCCCCGGCGACGTGGTGACGGTCGAGATCACCTACGCCGCGCCGCACCACCTGCTGGCGGAGGGCACGGTCCTGGACGTAAGGCGGACCCGGTCGGGCGACGCCTGGGAGAAGCGGAACGCCGCGCCCGCGGAGAAGCCGGGGGTGATGCTGGGGCTGCCGAAGATCGGGGTCCCGGAGCCGCTGCCGACGGTTACCACCGGTGGGTGCGGGGCCGTTCAGTAG
- a CDS encoding FtsK/SpoIIIE domain-containing protein, giving the protein MKLLITTVDGGDSRSSQDVLLTASGSTPVEDVAAHLARLRAGDADETDGSFPAPGPAPACFLGDEPLAPGTPLSGTRLMDGSVVALGLPHAPAVTAYGPERDAMPQPHRLDHAPVVELQVVGGPDAGRVYPLGLGTHGIGPLEDAAVPLEGRGLPTEGIRVTVRPDGSAVVELREGGPARLSVPEPPEHRGRPDTPLLPLAEQDEEDEGEDGGPEAETEGPALPDGWQPWAVGAELSVGEYLLRLTEPTPRDAAVVPSEGGGGLDYNRPPRILPHLAPERFRLPGPPDPPARRPIPLMVSLAPMVFGVAMMLFWNSYFYLIFMFLSPVLMAANYISGRRQARKDYEERSRVYRQRRASLEEDVREKVATERRLRTESAPDPAVAGLWAVGPGRRLWERRRGDPDHLALRIGTAPQPSLLGIDDTAREDNHTAVHWTIPDAPVSVGLVDSGVVGLAGAPGPVQALARWMTAQAAILHTPRDLRIVVLTDKGSQDSWNWARWLPHSRDGLPGTRGGAVTLIGNDPETVANRVAELVSTLRTRQRAAESTMSKALLSEPDVLVVMDGARRLRDVPGVVSILKEGPGVRIFPLCLDQEERLLPEECTAVVRHENHRLTLRRTGQPDITDIRPDLVEPDWCERAARGIAPIRDVTPDASEGLPTEVGLLELLGLPQPNAELITARWARRPASTGVLLGAGYDGPVAFDLVKDGPHGLVAGTTGSGKSELLQTFVASLAAMNRPDELTFVLIDYKGGSAFKDCVDLPHTLGMVTDLDSHLVQRALTSLSAELTRREHILAEAGAKDLPEYQGMRRRTPELAPVPRLVIVIDEFATLYREIPDFIPGLVGIAQRGRSLGIHLILATQRPAGVVNSDIRANTNLRIALRVTDSSESMDVIDTKDAVSISPATPGRALARLGHGTVVPFQTAYAGTPRPVAEPSAEVRAHQERQAAEEARIWGTALHWQRLGRAVAQPGTPAGEQGADPADLMAEEAPNDLNALVEALSEAARLADCVPQPSPWLPALGQQVLIDDLPQPDETGGARPAPVSWALSDIPEAQAQLPVRLDLAEFGHLYVVGVPRSGRSQVLRTMAGALARAHSSADVHLYGIDFAGGALTALGVLPNTGAVVPRGDIERLERLFARLDTDLERRQELLTRHHAGNLTELRELVAAGERPAHIMLFIDGWDALIEAVADHNGGRLVEQVNRLLREGAAAGIHLVATSERALLSGRATALNDNKLLLRLNDRTDYHAVGKRARDIPDLVLPGRGFTSDGGTEIQVALLAPGATGQEQAEALRRIGAEATRRDAGLPADRRPARIGTLPAKVTFTDAYEKVGEELRRPMWGLLGLGGDDVSPVGVDFADASPTFSVVGPPGSGRSTTLAALAVSLLASGTRLVILAPRESPLRTLEGHPGVRLITATEPTVEEFTEALEAGGGPRVVMVDDADLFVLPDIDQNLRSLAQSGRDRGIGIVIAATAETMTGAMGWLSALKRHRKGVLLGPQSVLEGDFVGARLAHAHLRGRKPGRGITVDQRTGELINVQIPETVLDTDH; this is encoded by the coding sequence GTGAAACTCCTCATCACCACAGTCGACGGCGGCGATTCCCGCAGCAGCCAGGACGTCCTGCTCACCGCGTCCGGCAGCACCCCCGTCGAGGACGTCGCCGCGCACCTGGCCCGGCTGCGCGCCGGGGACGCCGACGAGACCGACGGCTCGTTCCCCGCACCCGGGCCCGCCCCCGCCTGCTTCCTCGGCGACGAGCCCCTCGCGCCGGGCACCCCGCTGTCCGGCACCCGGCTCATGGACGGCAGCGTCGTCGCCCTGGGCCTCCCACACGCCCCGGCCGTCACCGCGTACGGCCCCGAGCGCGACGCGATGCCGCAGCCGCACCGGCTGGACCACGCCCCCGTGGTCGAGCTCCAGGTGGTGGGCGGCCCCGACGCCGGACGCGTGTACCCCCTCGGCCTCGGCACCCACGGCATCGGCCCCCTGGAGGACGCCGCCGTGCCCCTCGAAGGCCGCGGCCTGCCGACCGAGGGCATCCGGGTGACCGTACGCCCGGACGGCTCGGCCGTCGTGGAGCTCCGCGAGGGCGGGCCCGCCCGGCTGTCCGTGCCGGAGCCGCCCGAGCACCGGGGGCGGCCCGACACCCCGTTGCTGCCCCTCGCCGAACAGGACGAGGAGGACGAGGGAGAGGACGGCGGGCCCGAGGCGGAGACCGAGGGCCCGGCGCTCCCCGACGGCTGGCAGCCGTGGGCCGTCGGAGCCGAGTTGTCGGTCGGTGAGTATCTGCTGCGGCTGACCGAGCCGACCCCCAGGGACGCCGCCGTGGTGCCGTCCGAGGGCGGCGGCGGCCTCGACTACAACCGGCCGCCGCGCATCCTGCCCCACCTGGCACCCGAACGGTTCCGGCTGCCTGGCCCGCCCGACCCCCCGGCCCGCAGACCGATCCCGCTGATGGTCTCGCTCGCCCCGATGGTCTTCGGCGTGGCCATGATGCTGTTCTGGAATTCGTACTTCTACCTGATCTTCATGTTCCTCTCGCCGGTGCTGATGGCGGCGAACTACATCAGCGGACGACGCCAGGCACGCAAGGACTACGAGGAGCGCTCCCGGGTCTACCGGCAGCGCCGGGCCTCCCTGGAGGAGGACGTCCGCGAGAAGGTCGCCACCGAGCGGCGGCTGCGCACCGAGAGCGCACCCGACCCCGCGGTCGCCGGCCTGTGGGCGGTCGGCCCCGGCCGACGCCTCTGGGAGCGCCGGCGCGGCGACCCGGACCACCTCGCCCTGCGCATCGGCACCGCCCCCCAGCCCTCGCTGCTCGGCATCGACGACACGGCCCGCGAGGACAACCACACCGCCGTCCACTGGACGATCCCGGACGCCCCCGTCAGCGTCGGCCTGGTCGACAGCGGTGTGGTCGGACTGGCCGGAGCGCCCGGACCCGTCCAGGCGCTGGCCCGCTGGATGACCGCACAGGCAGCCATCCTGCACACCCCGCGCGACCTGCGGATCGTCGTCCTCACCGACAAGGGCTCCCAGGACTCCTGGAACTGGGCCCGCTGGCTGCCCCACTCCCGCGACGGCCTGCCCGGCACCCGCGGCGGCGCCGTCACCCTCATCGGCAACGACCCCGAGACGGTCGCCAACCGCGTCGCCGAACTGGTCTCCACCCTGCGCACCCGCCAGCGGGCCGCCGAGTCCACCATGAGCAAGGCGCTGCTGAGCGAGCCGGACGTCCTCGTCGTCATGGACGGCGCCCGACGGCTGCGTGACGTGCCGGGCGTGGTGTCGATCCTCAAGGAGGGCCCCGGCGTCCGGATCTTCCCGCTCTGCCTGGACCAGGAGGAACGGCTCCTGCCGGAGGAGTGCACCGCCGTCGTCCGCCACGAGAACCACCGGCTGACCCTGCGCCGCACCGGACAGCCCGACATCACCGACATCCGCCCCGACCTGGTCGAGCCCGACTGGTGCGAGCGCGCCGCCCGGGGCATCGCACCGATCCGTGACGTCACCCCCGACGCCTCCGAGGGCCTGCCCACCGAGGTGGGACTCCTGGAACTCCTCGGACTGCCGCAGCCGAACGCCGAACTGATCACCGCACGCTGGGCGCGGCGCCCGGCCTCCACCGGTGTCCTGCTGGGCGCCGGCTACGACGGACCGGTCGCCTTCGACCTGGTCAAGGACGGGCCGCACGGACTCGTCGCCGGTACCACCGGCTCGGGAAAGTCCGAACTGCTGCAGACCTTCGTGGCCTCCCTCGCCGCGATGAACCGACCCGACGAACTCACCTTCGTCCTGATCGACTACAAGGGCGGCAGCGCCTTCAAGGACTGCGTCGACCTGCCCCACACCCTCGGCATGGTCACCGACCTGGACAGCCACCTCGTGCAGCGCGCCCTCACCTCGCTGTCCGCCGAACTCACCCGCCGCGAGCACATCCTGGCCGAGGCCGGCGCCAAGGACCTGCCCGAGTACCAGGGCATGCGCCGCCGCACCCCCGAACTGGCCCCCGTGCCCCGCCTGGTCATCGTCATCGACGAGTTCGCCACCCTCTACCGGGAGATCCCCGACTTCATCCCCGGCCTGGTCGGCATCGCACAGCGCGGCCGCTCCCTCGGCATCCACCTGATCCTGGCCACCCAGCGCCCCGCCGGAGTCGTCAACTCCGACATCCGGGCCAACACCAACCTGCGCATCGCGCTGAGGGTCACCGACTCCTCGGAGAGCATGGACGTCATCGACACCAAAGACGCCGTCAGCATCTCCCCGGCGACCCCCGGCCGTGCCCTCGCCCGGCTCGGCCATGGCACCGTCGTCCCCTTCCAGACCGCGTACGCCGGAACCCCGAGACCCGTCGCCGAACCGTCCGCCGAGGTCCGGGCCCACCAGGAGCGGCAGGCGGCCGAGGAGGCCCGGATCTGGGGCACCGCGCTCCACTGGCAGCGCCTCGGCCGAGCCGTCGCCCAGCCCGGAACCCCCGCGGGCGAGCAGGGCGCGGACCCGGCGGACCTGATGGCCGAGGAGGCACCCAACGACCTCAACGCCCTGGTGGAGGCTCTGTCCGAGGCCGCCCGGCTCGCCGACTGCGTGCCGCAGCCCAGCCCCTGGCTGCCCGCGCTCGGCCAGCAGGTCCTGATCGACGACCTGCCCCAGCCGGACGAGACCGGCGGCGCCCGGCCGGCCCCGGTCTCCTGGGCGCTGTCGGACATCCCCGAGGCCCAGGCGCAGCTACCGGTCCGGCTCGACCTCGCCGAGTTCGGACACCTGTACGTCGTCGGTGTCCCGCGCTCCGGCCGCTCCCAGGTGCTGCGCACCATGGCCGGAGCTCTGGCCCGGGCCCATTCCAGCGCCGACGTCCACCTCTACGGCATCGACTTCGCCGGCGGCGCGCTCACCGCGCTGGGCGTGCTGCCGAACACCGGGGCCGTGGTCCCCCGTGGCGACATCGAGCGCCTGGAGCGGCTGTTCGCCAGGCTCGACACGGATCTGGAGCGCCGTCAGGAACTGCTCACCCGCCATCACGCCGGCAACCTCACCGAACTGCGCGAACTGGTCGCCGCCGGGGAACGCCCGGCCCACATCATGCTGTTCATCGACGGCTGGGACGCCCTGATCGAGGCCGTGGCCGACCACAACGGCGGACGCCTGGTCGAACAGGTCAACCGTCTCCTGAGGGAAGGAGCCGCGGCGGGCATCCACCTCGTCGCCACCTCCGAACGCGCCCTGCTGTCCGGCCGGGCCACCGCCCTCAACGACAACAAACTGCTGCTGCGTCTGAACGACCGCACCGACTACCACGCGGTCGGCAAGCGGGCGCGCGACATCCCCGACCTCGTCCTCCCCGGCCGCGGCTTCACCTCCGACGGCGGCACCGAGATCCAGGTCGCCCTGCTCGCCCCCGGCGCCACCGGCCAGGAGCAGGCCGAGGCACTGCGCCGGATCGGTGCCGAGGCCACCCGCCGCGACGCCGGACTCCCGGCCGACCGCCGCCCCGCCCGCATCGGCACCCTGCCGGCGAAGGTCACGTTCACCGACGCCTACGAGAAGGTGGGGGAGGAGCTCCGCCGGCCGATGTGGGGCCTGCTCGGCCTCGGCGGCGACGACGTCTCCCCGGTCGGCGTCGACTTCGCGGACGCCTCGCCCACCTTCTCGGTCGTCGGCCCGCCCGGCTCCGGCCGCAGCACGACCCTGGCCGCCCTGGCCGTCTCCCTGCTGGCCTCCGGCACCCGCCTGGTGATCCTCGCCCCGCGCGAGTCGCCGCTGCGCACCCTGGAGGGCCACCCCGGCGTACGGCTGATCACCGCGACCGAACCCACGGTCGAGGAGTTCACCGAGGCCCTGGAAGCGGGCGGCGGACCCCGGGTGGTCATGGTGGACGACGCCGACCTGTTCGTCCTGCCGGACATCGACCAGAACCTGCGCTCCCTGGCCCAGTCCGGCCGGGACCGCGGCATCGGTATCGTCATCGCCGCCACCGCCGAGACCATGACGGGCGCGATGGGCTGGCTCAGCGCCCTGAAACGGCACCGCAAGGGTGTGCTCCTGGGCCCGCAGAGCGTCCTGGAGGGCGACTTCGTCGGGGCCCGCCTCGCCCACGCCCACCTGCGCGGTCGCAAACCCGGCCGGGGCATCACCGTCGACCAGCGCACCGGCGAACTGATCAACGTGCAGATCCCGGAGACCGTGCTCGACACGGACCACTGA
- a CDS encoding sigma-70 family RNA polymerase sigma factor, which translates to MRTPTPSSAVPRSAPDTGEAMPSSHDGSVRKLYEEHHGPLLRYVSSLIRGDRQRAEDFVQETLVRAWLSTANQPPGWSPSRAWLMRVAHNLVIDWSRRERVHTDIQHEHTLDKHLEPVDPMSQAVQRRFMVHALSRLSLAHREVLFYVYVLGCTGTDAADALGIPPGTVKSRTHHAIRELRRRHPEHALAAA; encoded by the coding sequence ATGAGAACGCCCACGCCCAGCTCCGCCGTGCCCCGGAGTGCCCCGGACACCGGCGAGGCCATGCCCTCCTCCCACGACGGTTCCGTCCGCAAGCTCTACGAAGAGCACCACGGCCCCCTGCTGCGCTATGTGTCGAGCCTCATCCGGGGCGACCGCCAGCGCGCCGAGGACTTCGTCCAGGAGACCCTGGTCCGCGCCTGGTTGAGCACCGCGAACCAGCCACCCGGCTGGTCACCGTCCCGGGCCTGGCTGATGAGGGTGGCGCACAACCTGGTGATCGACTGGTCCCGCCGCGAGCGGGTGCACACCGACATCCAGCACGAACACACCCTGGACAAGCACCTCGAACCGGTGGACCCCATGAGCCAGGCCGTCCAGCGCCGCTTCATGGTCCACGCCCTCTCCCGGCTCTCGCTCGCCCACCGCGAGGTCCTCTTCTACGTCTACGTCCTCGGCTGCACCGGGACCGACGCCGCGGACGCCCTGGGCATCCCCCCGGGCACCGTCAAGTCGCGCACCCACCACGCGATACGGGAACTGCGCCGCCGGCACCCCGAACACGCCCTGGCGGCGGCATGA